One region of Sphingomonas kaistensis genomic DNA includes:
- the ychF gene encoding redox-regulated ATPase YchF has translation MGFRCGIVGLPNVGKSTLFNALTETQAAQAANYPFCTIEPNVGQVAVPDPRLDKLAEIAKSAKIIATQLGFVDIAGLVKGASKGEGLGNQFLGNIREVDAIVHVLRCFENDDIQHVANKVDPLADAEVVETELLLADLESLEKRVPNLVKKGQQGDKESKIAASVLSQALDLLREGKPARLTEPKDEEEARVFAQAQLITAKPILYVCNVNEEDAANGNALSEQVFAKAKAEGANAVVVSAAIESELTGMDDADKLEFLAELGLTETGLARVIRAGYDLLHLITFFTVGPKEARAWTVERGAKAPQAAGAIHSDFERGFIRAETIAFDDYVALGGEAGARDAGKLRQEGKEYVVADGDVLHFKFNV, from the coding sequence ATGGGCTTCCGCTGCGGCATAGTCGGCCTGCCGAACGTCGGCAAATCGACCCTCTTCAATGCGCTCACCGAGACGCAGGCGGCGCAGGCGGCCAATTATCCCTTCTGCACGATCGAGCCCAACGTCGGCCAGGTCGCGGTCCCCGACCCGCGCCTCGACAAGCTGGCGGAGATCGCCAAGTCGGCCAAGATCATCGCCACCCAGTTGGGCTTCGTCGACATTGCCGGTCTGGTGAAGGGCGCAAGCAAGGGCGAGGGCCTCGGCAACCAATTCCTCGGCAACATCCGCGAGGTGGACGCCATCGTCCACGTCCTGCGCTGTTTCGAGAATGACGACATCCAGCATGTCGCCAACAAGGTCGATCCGCTGGCCGACGCCGAGGTGGTCGAGACCGAGCTGCTGCTCGCCGACCTCGAAAGCCTCGAGAAGCGCGTCCCCAATCTCGTCAAGAAGGGCCAGCAGGGCGACAAGGAAAGCAAGATCGCGGCCTCGGTCCTGTCCCAGGCGCTCGACCTGCTGCGCGAGGGCAAGCCCGCGCGCCTGACGGAGCCCAAGGACGAGGAAGAAGCCCGGGTGTTCGCCCAGGCCCAGCTGATCACCGCCAAGCCGATCCTCTACGTCTGCAACGTCAACGAGGAGGATGCCGCCAACGGCAATGCCCTTTCCGAACAGGTATTCGCCAAGGCCAAGGCCGAGGGCGCCAATGCGGTGGTCGTCTCGGCGGCGATCGAATCCGAGCTGACGGGTATGGACGATGCCGACAAGCTCGAATTCCTGGCCGAGCTTGGCCTTACCGAAACCGGCCTCGCCCGCGTCATCCGCGCCGGCTACGACCTCCTCCACCTGATCACCTTCTTCACCGTCGGCCCCAAGGAAGCGCGGGCCTGGACGGTCGAGCGCGGCGCCAAGGCCCCGCAGGCGGCCGGCGCGATCCACTCCGACTTCGAGCGCGGCTTCATCCGCGCCGAAACCATCGCCTTCGACGATTATGTCGCGCTGGGCGGCGAAGCGGGCGCCCGCGACGCCGGCAAGCTCCGCCAGGAAGGCAAGGAATATGTCGTCGCCGACGGCGACGTGCTGCACTTCAAGTTCAACGTCTGA
- a CDS encoding VOC family protein, which yields MTKHQISPILPCNDIERTQAFNERLGFSVSGGDAGFRIMTDGASWQIILRPAEAGWVIPERNSHGMFLFCEDVDAVADRVRDIIIEKSAPHRKPWGTYEFAVGDPDGVLVRIGRPARAGEI from the coding sequence ATGACCAAGCACCAGATCAGCCCGATCCTGCCGTGCAATGACATCGAGCGGACCCAGGCCTTTAACGAGCGCCTGGGCTTCTCGGTCAGCGGCGGCGACGCCGGTTTCCGGATCATGACCGATGGCGCGAGCTGGCAAATCATCCTGCGCCCCGCAGAGGCCGGCTGGGTCATCCCCGAGCGCAATTCGCACGGGATGTTCCTGTTCTGCGAGGATGTCGATGCGGTTGCCGACCGAGTCCGTGACATCATCATCGAGAAGAGCGCTCCGCACCGCAAGCCGTGGGGCACGTACGAATTCGCGGTCGGTGATCCCGACGGGGTGCTGGTGCGGATCGGCCGCCCCGCGCGGGCCGGGGAAATCTAG
- a CDS encoding adenine phosphoribosyltransferase: MTRDDLRALVRTIPDHPKPGILFRDVTTLLLHAEGFAAAIDALAATVPERPDLIAGMEARGFVVATALALRLEAGLLLIRKDGKLPGATIAEDYALEYGTDRLTMHVDACAPGATVLLADDLIATGGTALAAARLVRRAGAVVIGARFLIDLPDLGGAARLQADGIETQSLLAFEGH; this comes from the coding sequence ATGACCCGAGACGATCTGCGCGCGCTGGTTCGCACGATCCCCGACCATCCCAAGCCCGGGATCCTGTTCCGAGACGTCACCACCCTGCTGCTGCACGCGGAAGGCTTCGCCGCCGCGATCGATGCGCTGGCGGCGACGGTGCCCGAGCGGCCTGACCTCATCGCGGGCATGGAAGCGCGCGGCTTCGTGGTGGCGACCGCGCTTGCGCTAAGGCTGGAAGCGGGGCTGCTGCTGATCCGCAAGGACGGCAAGCTACCGGGCGCCACCATCGCCGAGGATTATGCGCTGGAATATGGCACCGACCGGCTGACCATGCATGTCGACGCCTGCGCGCCCGGTGCCACCGTGCTGCTGGCCGACGACCTCATCGCGACGGGTGGGACGGCGCTGGCGGCGGCCCGATTGGTCCGCAGGGCCGGGGCGGTGGTGATCGGAGCGCGCTTCCTGATCGACCTGCCGGACCTGGGCGGCGCGGCAAGGCTTCAGGCCGACGGGATCGAGACTCAGAGCCTGCTCGCATTCGAGGGGCATTGA
- a CDS encoding cytochrome c1, whose amino-acid sequence MVRIIGFFVGLGFVGVLLISLVVNGVDYFRNPPEHAAYYYFHKDPREAELPSDGMAGKFDRQQLQRGFQVYKEVCSACHSLKYVSFYQLTDLGYSEAEVKAIANQWAIEVPSVNPDTGEAATRKALVSDRFPSPYPNETAARAANNNAYPPDLSLMTEARHDGANYVYSLLTGYVDQAGYKNSKGQELLKEFPEAATPPGLYFNPYFANLNIAMPAPIVSDGQVTYADGTKATKDQMAKDVAAFLVWTAEPTLENRHRTGWAVVIFLLIATVLAYLSYRNIWANAKREVSIRGPLDPDFRERMDEQKADRGIAG is encoded by the coding sequence ATGGTCCGCATCATCGGTTTCTTCGTCGGGCTTGGCTTTGTCGGCGTCCTGCTGATCAGCCTCGTCGTCAACGGCGTCGACTATTTCCGGAACCCGCCGGAACACGCCGCTTATTATTACTTCCACAAGGACCCGCGCGAGGCGGAGCTTCCTTCGGACGGCATGGCGGGCAAGTTCGACCGCCAGCAGCTGCAGCGCGGCTTCCAGGTCTACAAGGAAGTCTGCTCGGCCTGCCACAGCCTGAAGTATGTCAGCTTCTACCAGCTGACCGACCTTGGCTATTCGGAAGCCGAAGTGAAGGCGATCGCCAACCAGTGGGCGATCGAGGTGCCGTCGGTGAATCCGGACACGGGTGAAGCGGCGACCCGCAAGGCGCTGGTGTCCGACCGCTTCCCGTCGCCCTATCCGAACGAGACGGCGGCGCGCGCGGCCAACAACAATGCCTATCCGCCCGACCTCAGCCTGATGACCGAGGCCCGTCACGACGGCGCTAACTACGTCTATTCGCTGCTGACCGGCTACGTCGACCAGGCCGGGTACAAGAATTCCAAGGGGCAGGAACTGCTCAAGGAATTCCCGGAAGCAGCAACCCCGCCGGGGCTGTATTTCAACCCCTATTTCGCCAACCTCAACATCGCGATGCCGGCCCCAATCGTGTCGGACGGTCAGGTGACCTATGCCGACGGAACCAAGGCGACCAAGGACCAGATGGCCAAGGACGTCGCGGCGTTCCTGGTGTGGACGGCCGAGCCGACCCTGGAGAACCGCCACCGCACCGGTTGGGCAGTGGTGATCTTCCTTCTGATCGCGACGGTTCTCGCCTACCTTTCGTATCGCAACATCTGGGCCAATGCGAAGCGCGAGGTGTCGATCCGCGGTCCGCTCGATCCCGACTTCCGCGAGCGGATGGACGAGCAGAAGGCCGACCGCGGCATCGCCGGCTAG
- a CDS encoding cytochrome b has protein sequence MSFAWAKPYEPTSPFMRWMDQRLPLPRLVYGAIGGGYPVPRNLNYFWNFGVLAGLALMIQIITGIVLAMHYYSYAGGAFDSVERIMRDVNAGWVLRYVHQNGASFFFAIVYIHIFRGLYYGSYKAPREMVWLLGLVIYLLMMATAFMGYVLPWGQMSYWGAQVITGFFSAIPVVGEPLRVFILGGFAPDQAALTRFFSLHYLLPFVIAGVTILKIWALHIPGSSNPTGVDVKDEKDTLPFHPFYTAKDGFGIGVALLIFALVVFFFPYSLGHPDNYVEANPLVTPAHIVPEWYFWPFYAILRAFTVDFILPAKLWGVLAMFSSILLLFFLTWLDRSPIRSTSYRPVYRVFFWVLVADIALLGYCGVMPAEQPYIALSQIAAAYYFAHFLIILPLVSKFEKPRPLPNSISESVLHGETKESRPYGLAPSGPTTAAQPAE, from the coding sequence ATGAGCTTTGCCTGGGCCAAGCCCTACGAACCCACCTCGCCGTTCATGCGCTGGATGGACCAGCGCCTGCCGCTGCCGCGCCTGGTTTATGGCGCCATCGGCGGCGGTTATCCGGTGCCGCGCAACCTGAACTATTTCTGGAACTTCGGGGTCCTCGCGGGCCTCGCGCTGATGATCCAGATCATCACCGGCATCGTGCTGGCGATGCATTATTACAGCTATGCCGGCGGCGCGTTCGACAGCGTCGAGCGGATCATGCGCGACGTTAACGCGGGCTGGGTCCTCCGCTACGTCCACCAGAACGGCGCGAGCTTCTTCTTCGCGATCGTCTACATCCACATCTTCCGCGGCCTTTATTACGGTTCCTACAAGGCACCGCGCGAGATGGTGTGGCTGCTTGGCCTGGTCATCTACCTGCTGATGATGGCCACCGCCTTCATGGGCTACGTCCTGCCGTGGGGCCAGATGAGCTACTGGGGCGCGCAGGTCATCACCGGCTTCTTCTCGGCCATTCCGGTGGTCGGCGAGCCGCTCAGGGTCTTCATCCTCGGCGGGTTCGCGCCCGACCAGGCCGCGCTGACCCGCTTCTTCTCGCTCCACTACCTGCTGCCGTTCGTGATCGCGGGCGTCACCATCCTCAAGATCTGGGCGCTGCACATCCCGGGTTCGTCGAACCCGACGGGCGTCGACGTCAAGGACGAGAAGGACACCCTGCCGTTCCACCCGTTCTACACGGCCAAGGACGGCTTCGGGATCGGCGTCGCGCTGCTGATCTTCGCGCTGGTGGTGTTCTTCTTCCCGTACAGCCTTGGCCACCCCGACAATTACGTCGAGGCCAACCCGCTGGTGACCCCGGCGCACATCGTTCCCGAATGGTATTTCTGGCCGTTCTACGCGATCCTGCGCGCCTTCACGGTGGACTTCATCCTGCCCGCCAAGCTGTGGGGCGTGCTGGCGATGTTCAGCTCGATCCTGCTGCTGTTCTTCCTGACCTGGCTGGACCGCTCGCCGATCCGCTCGACCAGCTATCGTCCGGTCTACCGGGTGTTCTTCTGGGTGCTGGTGGCCGACATCGCTCTGCTGGGCTATTGCGGCGTGATGCCGGCCGAGCAGCCGTACATCGCGCTCAGCCAGATCGCGGCGGCTTACTACTTCGCCCACTTCCTGATCATCCTGCCGCTCGTCTCGAAGTTCGAGAAGCCGCGGCCGCTCCCCAACAGCATCTCCGAGAGCGTGCTGCATGGCGAAACCAAGGAGAGCCGGCCTTACGGTCTTGCTCCCTCGGGTCCGACCACCGCTGCTCAGCCGGCCGAATAA
- the petA gene encoding ubiquinol-cytochrome c reductase iron-sulfur subunit — protein sequence MPGEPSAAEAGDPGVRRRDFINIAAVSFAGVGAVTAIAPLLMQAAPSADVRALSSIEVDISKIMPGQGIKTSWRKQPVFIKQLTPAEIQAANAVQLSELRDPQSLADRTKPGKAQWLITLGVCTHLGCVPLGIGEGETKGDFGGYFCPCHGSHYDTAARIRKGPAPLNLHVPDYEFASDTVVRIG from the coding sequence ATGCCCGGCGAGCCAAGCGCGGCCGAAGCCGGCGACCCGGGCGTGCGCCGCCGCGATTTCATCAACATCGCCGCGGTGAGCTTCGCCGGCGTCGGTGCGGTGACCGCGATCGCGCCGTTGCTGATGCAGGCCGCTCCGTCGGCCGACGTCCGCGCGCTGTCGTCGATCGAGGTCGACATTTCCAAGATCATGCCCGGCCAGGGGATCAAGACCAGCTGGCGCAAGCAGCCGGTGTTCATCAAGCAGCTGACGCCGGCCGAAATCCAGGCCGCCAATGCAGTGCAGCTGAGCGAACTGCGCGATCCGCAGAGCCTTGCCGACCGCACCAAGCCCGGCAAGGCCCAGTGGCTGATCACGCTCGGCGTCTGCACCCACCTCGGCTGCGTGCCGCTCGGCATCGGCGAGGGGGAAACCAAGGGTGATTTCGGCGGCTATTTCTGCCCGTGCCACGGGTCGCACTATGACACCGCCGCGCGCATTCGTAAGGGTCCGGCTCCGCTGAACCTGCATGTGCCCGATTATGAATTTGCTAGCGACACCGTTGTCCGGATCGGTTGA
- the hemF gene encoding oxygen-dependent coproporphyrinogen oxidase — protein MEALDEQQSAARAWFENLRTRICAEFEAIEREAGSDASFDYLPWDREDPSGEPGGGGVRGLMKGKVFEKVGVNVSTVGGTFSEEFAKSIPGSAENGNRFFATGISLVAHMANPHVPAVHMNTRFLCTARRWFGGGADLNPAIPYPEDTAAFHAELKAACDAHGADYYERYSKWCEEYFWLPHRKVARGVGGIFYDRLEGDFDAAFAFTRDVGEAFLAAYPPIVRRRMGQGWNEAEMDRLLEFRGRYAEFNLLYDRGTIFGLKTNGNVDAILMSLPPLAKWS, from the coding sequence ATGGAAGCACTCGACGAGCAACAATCCGCCGCCCGCGCCTGGTTCGAAAACCTGCGCACCCGTATCTGCGCCGAGTTCGAGGCGATCGAGCGCGAGGCGGGCTCGGACGCCTCCTTCGACTATCTGCCGTGGGACCGCGAGGATCCCTCGGGCGAGCCCGGCGGCGGCGGCGTCCGCGGGCTGATGAAGGGCAAGGTCTTCGAAAAGGTCGGGGTCAACGTCTCCACCGTCGGCGGCACCTTTTCCGAGGAATTCGCGAAATCGATCCCCGGCAGCGCCGAGAACGGCAATCGCTTCTTCGCCACCGGGATCAGCCTGGTTGCGCACATGGCCAATCCGCACGTGCCGGCCGTCCACATGAACACCCGGTTCCTGTGCACCGCACGGCGCTGGTTCGGCGGCGGGGCCGACCTCAATCCGGCGATTCCCTATCCCGAGGACACCGCCGCCTTCCATGCCGAACTCAAGGCGGCGTGCGACGCGCACGGCGCCGATTATTACGAACGCTATTCCAAATGGTGCGAGGAATATTTCTGGCTTCCCCACCGCAAGGTCGCGCGCGGAGTCGGCGGGATCTTCTACGACCGGCTGGAAGGCGACTTCGACGCCGCCTTCGCCTTTACCCGCGACGTCGGCGAGGCGTTTCTCGCCGCTTATCCGCCGATCGTCCGTCGCCGCATGGGGCAAGGCTGGAACGAGGCCGAGATGGACCGCCTGCTCGAATTTCGCGGCCGCTATGCCGAATTCAACCTGCTCTACGACCGCGGCACGATCTTCGGGCTCAAGACCAACGGCAACGTCGACGCGATCCTGATGAGCCTCCCGCCGCTGGCGAAGTGGAGCTAG
- the lipB gene encoding lipoyl(octanoyl) transferase LipB, which yields MRSIDGIEWQVSDGLIPYPRALLDMEARAAAVREGTAAERVWLIEHPPLFTAGTSADPAELFNPQGFPVFDAGRGGRYTYHGPGQRVGYLTLDLAARGRDIRCFVHALEGWVIDALAALGVEAHRSPGRIGIWTGEGAAEAKIGAIGVRVKRWVTLHGFSINLVPDLSHFGGIVPCGIATHGVTSIAALGVDAGMSDLDRALEKAFPAFLAKLGHSSPLLASA from the coding sequence ATGCGCAGCATCGACGGCATCGAATGGCAGGTCAGCGACGGCCTCATTCCCTACCCCCGGGCCCTCCTCGACATGGAAGCCCGCGCCGCCGCGGTGCGCGAGGGTACCGCCGCCGAGCGGGTCTGGCTGATCGAGCATCCACCGTTGTTCACCGCCGGCACCAGCGCCGACCCGGCCGAACTGTTCAACCCGCAGGGCTTTCCGGTCTTCGATGCCGGACGCGGCGGGCGCTATACTTATCATGGGCCGGGGCAGCGGGTCGGCTATCTGACCCTCGACCTCGCCGCGCGGGGACGCGACATCCGCTGCTTCGTCCATGCGCTCGAGGGATGGGTGATCGACGCGCTGGCAGCGCTCGGCGTCGAGGCGCATCGTTCGCCGGGCCGGATCGGCATCTGGACCGGCGAAGGCGCGGCCGAAGCCAAGATCGGCGCTATCGGGGTCAGGGTGAAGCGGTGGGTGACGCTGCACGGCTTTTCGATCAACCTGGTCCCCGATCTGTCGCATTTCGGCGGTATCGTGCCGTGTGGAATCGCGACCCACGGGGTCACCAGTATTGCCGCCTTGGGGGTCGACGCCGGCATGTCCGACCTCGACCGGGCACTCGAAAAAGCCTTCCCGGCCTTCCTCGCAAAACTAGGTCATTCGTCACCCCTCTTGGCGAGCGCGTGA
- the queE gene encoding 7-carboxy-7-deazaguanine synthase: MTYAVKECFLTLQGEGVQSGSRAVFLRFAGCNLWSGREAGRAAAQCRFCDTDFVGTDGVNGGKFATAEALADLVERLWGEGPEQRLVVVTGGEPMLQLDAALVDALHARGFRIAAESNGTLAATPGIDWLCVSPKAGTEVVQRSGDELKLVWPQAGIDLAEIERWDFRHFLIQPMDGPEGSVEAAVAVAMERPRWRLTLQAHKIVGLA; encoded by the coding sequence ATGACCTATGCGGTCAAGGAATGCTTCCTGACGCTGCAGGGCGAAGGGGTGCAGAGCGGTTCGCGTGCGGTGTTCCTGCGCTTTGCCGGATGCAATTTGTGGAGCGGGCGCGAGGCCGGTCGCGCCGCGGCGCAGTGCCGCTTCTGCGATACCGATTTCGTCGGCACCGACGGGGTGAATGGCGGCAAGTTCGCCACCGCCGAGGCGCTTGCCGACCTGGTCGAACGCCTGTGGGGCGAGGGGCCCGAGCAGCGGCTGGTGGTGGTGACCGGGGGCGAGCCAATGCTGCAGCTGGACGCCGCGTTAGTCGACGCCTTGCATGCGCGCGGATTCCGGATTGCGGCGGAAAGCAACGGGACGCTTGCCGCGACTCCCGGGATCGACTGGCTGTGCGTCAGTCCCAAGGCCGGGACCGAGGTGGTCCAGCGGTCGGGCGACGAGCTGAAGCTGGTCTGGCCCCAGGCGGGAATTGACCTTGCCGAGATCGAGCGCTGGGATTTTCGCCACTTCCTGATCCAGCCGATGGACGGGCCGGAAGGCAGCGTCGAGGCTGCAGTCGCGGTGGCGATGGAGCGGCCGCGCTGGCGGCTGACCCTGCAGGCCCACAAGATCGTGGGCCTCGCCTGA
- the queC gene encoding 7-cyano-7-deazaguanine synthase QueC, producing the protein MTATPPTAVVLLSGGLDSMVCAALARERGFRVCALTVDYGQRHRVELEAAKRIAADLADRHVVLPLDLRAFGGSALTADVAVPKDGVGEGIPVTYVPARNTIFLSLALGLAEASGARDLFVGVNALDYSGYPDCRPDFVAAFEGLANLATKAGVEGDPFTIHAPLQEMTKADIAREAARLGLDAGLSHSCYDPGADGGACGTCDACRLRSRGFEEAGLPDPTRYAAAP; encoded by the coding sequence ATGACTGCTACCCCACCCACCGCCGTTGTCCTGCTGTCGGGCGGGCTCGACTCCATGGTCTGCGCCGCGCTGGCGCGGGAGCGGGGCTTCCGGGTCTGCGCGCTGACGGTCGATTATGGCCAGCGGCACCGGGTCGAGCTGGAGGCGGCGAAGCGGATCGCGGCCGACCTGGCCGACCGTCACGTCGTGCTGCCGCTCGACCTGCGCGCGTTCGGCGGCTCCGCGCTGACCGCCGATGTCGCGGTCCCCAAGGACGGCGTGGGAGAGGGCATTCCGGTCACCTACGTCCCTGCGCGCAACACCATCTTCCTCAGTCTGGCGTTGGGCCTTGCCGAGGCGAGCGGCGCGCGCGACCTGTTCGTGGGCGTCAACGCGCTCGATTATTCGGGCTACCCCGATTGCCGGCCCGATTTCGTCGCCGCGTTCGAGGGCCTTGCCAACCTTGCGACCAAGGCCGGAGTCGAAGGCGATCCCTTCACCATCCACGCCCCGCTGCAGGAGATGACCAAGGCCGATATCGCGCGCGAAGCGGCGCGGCTGGGACTCGATGCAGGGCTGAGTCACAGCTGCTACGATCCGGGCGCCGATGGCGGAGCGTGCGGAACCTGCGACGCCTGCCGCCTGCGCTCCCGGGGATTCGAGGAAGCGGGGCTGCCCGATCCGACCCGCTACGCGGCGGCACCATGA
- a CDS encoding DUF3617 domain-containing protein — protein MRVAPFLLLAVLAGGWAGAAQAPSVLPGVEPGLWEVSRDATGRGARRGCLRDIQLLATYAHAGDRCNRTILVNSPRRLLMALECGAGDFGRSEITVTTPRSLKIETQGFHRGEPFDLNIYARRVGECPISGRR, from the coding sequence ATGAGAGTCGCACCCTTTCTGTTGCTTGCGGTGCTGGCCGGCGGATGGGCCGGGGCTGCGCAGGCACCCTCGGTCCTGCCGGGGGTGGAGCCCGGCCTGTGGGAAGTCAGCCGCGATGCGACCGGGCGCGGGGCCCGGCGCGGCTGCTTGCGCGATATCCAGCTGCTGGCGACCTATGCCCATGCCGGCGACCGCTGCAACCGGACGATCCTGGTCAATTCGCCGCGGCGATTGCTGATGGCGCTGGAATGCGGAGCGGGCGACTTCGGCCGGTCGGAGATCACCGTCACCACGCCGCGCTCGCTCAAGATCGAAACCCAGGGATTTCACCGCGGGGAGCCCTTCGACCTCAATATTTATGCCCGGCGGGTCGGAGAATGTCCTATTTCCGGTCGACGTTAA
- a CDS encoding Hsp33 family molecular chaperone HslO, giving the protein MTPEILTLDAALGVTVPARHARGRAARIGPALRTILSAHAYPPPIEKLLAEALALTALLGSLLKDPGGQLTLQAQTQGGVVDLLVCDYKGGELRGYVRHDPVKLADAAHAPTLKTLFGEGYLAITFDQPATQERYQGIVPLEGESLGAAAQSYFSQSEQIPSIVRLAAERKEDGWVAGGILFQHLPEGEEGRERLHTRLDHPDWDHVAVLAGSVRPDELTDETLSLDALVWRLFHEEEEVRVVPGAPLSRGCRCDPDYVRSVIARFPEDEREQMKNDEGVIRVDCEFCSTSFPLVFD; this is encoded by the coding sequence ATGACCCCCGAAATCCTTACTCTCGATGCCGCCCTCGGCGTGACCGTTCCGGCGCGTCACGCCCGCGGCCGTGCCGCCCGCATCGGCCCTGCGCTGCGCACGATCCTGTCCGCCCATGCCTATCCCCCGCCGATCGAGAAGCTGCTGGCCGAGGCGCTGGCACTGACCGCGTTGCTGGGATCGTTGCTCAAGGACCCCGGCGGGCAACTGACGCTCCAGGCGCAGACCCAGGGCGGAGTCGTCGACCTGCTGGTCTGCGACTACAAGGGCGGCGAATTGCGCGGCTATGTCCGCCACGATCCCGTCAAGCTGGCCGATGCCGCCCACGCCCCGACGCTCAAGACGCTGTTCGGCGAAGGCTATCTTGCGATCACCTTCGACCAGCCGGCGACGCAGGAGCGCTATCAGGGCATCGTGCCGCTGGAGGGCGAAAGCCTGGGCGCTGCGGCGCAAAGCTATTTCAGCCAGTCCGAGCAGATCCCCTCGATCGTCCGCCTTGCGGCCGAGCGAAAGGAAGACGGCTGGGTTGCCGGCGGAATCCTGTTCCAGCACCTGCCCGAGGGTGAGGAAGGACGCGAGCGGCTGCACACCCGGCTTGACCATCCGGACTGGGACCATGTCGCGGTGCTGGCCGGATCGGTCCGCCCCGATGAGCTGACCGACGAAACCCTGTCGCTCGACGCCCTGGTGTGGCGCCTGTTCCACGAGGAAGAGGAAGTCCGCGTGGTGCCGGGCGCGCCGCTGTCGCGCGGGTGCCGCTGCGATCCCGACTATGTCCGTTCGGTCATCGCTCGATTTCCCGAGGACGAGCGCGAGCAGATGAAGAATGACGAGGGCGTGATCCGGGTGGATTGCGAATTCTGCTCGACCAGCTTTCCGTTAGTCTTCGATTGA
- a CDS encoding cold-shock protein, translating into MITGTVKFFNADKGYGFISPEDGSGDAFVHISAVEAAGMRTLDRDQKVQYELQSGRDGRASAVNLQSA; encoded by the coding sequence ATGATCACCGGAACCGTCAAATTCTTCAACGCCGACAAGGGCTATGGCTTCATCTCGCCCGAGGACGGAAGCGGCGACGCTTTTGTTCACATTTCGGCGGTTGAAGCGGCCGGCATGCGTACGCTCGATCGGGACCAGAAGGTTCAGTACGAGCTGCAGAGCGGCCGTGATGGTCGCGCGAGCGCTGTGAATCTGCAGAGCGCTTAA
- a CDS encoding YceI family protein, with protein sequence MTKRLAFAAALTLAGTAAIAAQPAPPAPAAAAKSVQAGRYTVDANHTQVVWSVDHFGFSRLYGMVGAMSGTLDIDPSNPRAAKVAIDIPLSGLTVTSPGFAKHLATADLFDTAKFPTARFVSRSVTVRGTQATIAGDLTLRGVTKPLTLDARLHGAGANPMNKKQTVGFSATARLKRSDFNLGYAVPAVSDEVNLEITAAFEK encoded by the coding sequence ATGACCAAGCGCCTCGCCTTTGCCGCTGCACTGACCCTTGCCGGCACCGCCGCCATCGCGGCCCAGCCCGCACCGCCGGCGCCGGCCGCCGCCGCCAAGTCCGTCCAGGCCGGTCGCTACACGGTGGACGCCAACCACACGCAGGTCGTCTGGTCGGTCGATCACTTCGGCTTCAGCCGCCTGTACGGGATGGTCGGCGCGATGAGCGGGACGCTCGACATCGATCCCTCCAACCCCCGCGCCGCCAAGGTCGCGATCGACATTCCGTTGTCGGGGTTGACCGTCACCTCGCCCGGCTTCGCCAAGCACCTCGCCACCGCCGACCTGTTTGACACCGCCAAGTTCCCGACCGCCCGCTTCGTGTCGCGCAGCGTGACCGTTCGCGGAACCCAGGCGACCATTGCCGGCGACCTTACCCTGCGCGGCGTGACCAAGCCGCTCACGCTCGACGCCCGCCTCCACGGCGCCGGCGCCAACCCGATGAACAAGAAGCAGACGGTCGGCTTCTCCGCCACCGCCAGGCTGAAGCGCAGCGACTTCAACCTCGGCTACGCGGTCCCGGCGGTGTCGGACGAGGTCAACCTCGAGATCACCGCCGCCTTTGAGAAGTAA